The genomic DNA CCTCCACCTCCTCCTGAAGATCACCTCCAAGCTGCGGCAAAAGAGGCTGCGCGAGGGCTCGCTGGACTTCAAGCTGCGCGAGGTCAAGGTGGACGTGGGGCCGAACGGCCGCATGGAGCTCATCCCCATCCGCGAGGAGACCGCGCGCGGGATGATTGAGGACCTGATGCTGCTCGCCAACAAGGTGGTCGCGCACTACCTGATCGAGCGCGAGATTCCGGCCCTCTTCCGCATCCACGAGGAACCCACCCTCCAGAAGTTCCAGGAGGCGTCGAACGCGATTGCCCGGCTGGGGCTGTCCTTCCCCGGCGGGGAGCCGACACCAAAGGCATATCAGGCCGTCCTGAAGGGCGTCAGAGGCACTCCGCGCGAGAGCGTGGTGAACACGCTGCTCCTGCGCTCGATGCAGCAGGCGAAGTACGCGGGCGAGAACCTGGGGCACTTCGGCCTTGCGTTCGAGGAGTACCTGCACTTCACCTCGCCGATCCGGCGTTACCCCGATTTGCTCGTCCACCGGGTCCTCAAGGGTGTGCTGTCGGGCGACCTGCGGGCGAACGGCCGGTTGGTGAACGACCTGCGGGCGAAGTTGCCCGGCATGGGCGACCACACCTCCGACCGGGAGCGGGCCGCCGCCGAGGCCGAGCGCGACCTCACGAAGTACTACCAGGCGAAGTGGGCGCAGGAACACCTGGGCGAGACCTTCCCGGGGAACGTGTCGGGCGTGGTGTCGAGCGGGCTTTTCGTGGCGCTTGACAACGGGGTGGAGGGCAAGCTGCACATCTCCAACCTCGACGACGACTACTACATCTACCTGGAGGACGCGCAGATGCTGCGGGGCCGCTCGAATGGGCGCACCTTCCGCCTGGGCGACCCAGTGACCGTGACGATCAGCCAGGTCAACCCGCTGGCGCGGCAAATCGATTTCACGCAGGAGAACGACATGGACGGCAACGACAACACGACCCGGCCGCGCGCTCGGCGCCGCGAGGACCGCGAGGCCGAACGGCGCGAGAAGCTCCAGAGCGTGAGCACCGCCGCGCCCCGGAAGTTCACGCTGGACGACCCGGCGCCCGTCGCCGCGCCCGGTTCGCCCCGTCCGGCAGGGCAGGAACGTGGTGGACGTGGCTCCAGCCCCAGACAGGACGGACGCGGCCAGGAGGGGCGTGGCCCGGCGCGGCCCCAGGGTGGCGGCTATAAGCGGCGCGTCATCACCCTCGAACGGCCCCGCAACGAACACCTGCGCCCGGTGAACATCACCGTGCAGCGCATGTACTTCGGCGACTGGACCGTGGACAACATGCCCCCCGAGGAAGGCCAGGGCGGCGACCGGGGCGGGCGCGGCTTCGGGCGGGATGGCCGCGGTGGCAGTGACCGGGGTGGCCGTGGCCAGGGCTTCTCGCGCGGCGGGAACGACCGGGGCGCTGTGCGGGACCTGAACGGGCGTCAGGGCGGGAACCGTGCTCCCCGCGCCCCGCAGGCCGCCCAGGCTCCGGCCCAGACGGACGGCGGCCAGGGGGGTGACGCGGACGCCAAGCGCCGCCGCCGTCGTCGCGGGCGCCGGGGGAACGGCAACGGCTCGCAGGGGTAAAGCAGACACGAGTGGGGCGGGTCAGGGGGAAACCTCTGGCCCGCCTCTTCAATTGTCGGAGTTTCTTCTGATCTTCCTTGGGCGTCCACCGTCACCCATGCCAACCCCACCGCATTTCATCGATCACCACATTGATGATGTTATTTGTAAAATCCGAAGCTCCTGCAACAACAGGTGTTGCGCACTACCCGAGCCCGGCTCCATTGGAAATCGTCCTAAGAATGGAGGGGCGGCGTTATCTTTGAACTATCCTTCTTGCGGGCGGGGATCGGTACTCAGTATCGACATGCGGTGTTGATCCACCCATTCGCCCTGCCAGTACAGGGCGTCGCGCTCAATACCCTCATGGACAAAACCGCATTTTTCGTACACGTGCCGAGCACGAGGATTAAAGGCGTATACGCCCAGGCTGATGCGGTGCAAACCCACCATGCCAAAGCCGTACTGAACGGCGGCGCGAGTCGCCTCGATGCCGTAGCCCTGGCCCACCTGGGCTGGGTCATTCAACGCGATGCGGAAACTCATGCTGCTGTTGTTCTGATCCAGAGCGTTGAGCACCACTTCGCCAAGGTACGTACCGTCTGACGTCCGGAGAATGGCCCAGTCGGCGCGATCATCCGACTCCACCACACGGCCCAAGAAGCGCGCGACGTCGTCACGGGTAAACTTCCCGTGGGTTCCAGTCAGACGCATAAATACTTCGTGCCTCAGTCCGTCCATCACGTGCTCGAGATGTTCAATATTCAAGGGAACGAGCCGCAGGCGGGCGGTGGTCAAGCTCGCGGGTGAGGCGAGGGCAGCCCTATTTACCATAGGAGGCGTTCTATCAGCCCCCGGGGGTGTTCAGGATGGGTCATGTGGCCTAACAGCTCCGGGCAGGATGAGGCCAGGGGTAAGTAGCCACAACATGGATGGCAGGGAAACCAAACGCCTCTTTATCCCCAGCCTGGTTCCTTAGAAAGGGCCACGCCTCTTGAACCTTACGTCGCGTATGCCCGCGCCACGCTCGTCAGCACGCTGCGCAACTCGCCCGGTGTGATCAGCCCCATCGCCATTGCGTGGCTGGCGGCGTTCAGGCTGTCCGCCGCCAGAACGAGGTCCACACCGGCCTTGCGGACTTCCTCGCGGAGCTTAAGGACACCCTCGTCGCGCGCAGCCCCCGCCACGTCGCGGATGTAGACGGCGAGCACCCGGCCCGGGTGGCGGTGAACGACCTCGGCGTAAATCTCGGGGTCCTTCTCGCCGCTGTCGCCGACCAGGACGAACTTCAGGTCGGGGAAACGGGTGAAGATGCGCTCGATAACGCCGTGCTTGTACCCGCCGTGCCCGCCCAGCAGGTCGAAGCCCCAGTTTCGTAAAAAGAGCGGACCCAGCGGGATGCGGCGGTAGTCCAGGAACTGCCACAGCAGGTCGAAGAAGTTCCAGGGGCTGCTGGAGACGTAGAAGATCGGGTTGCGAAGCTCGCCGTCCCGGACCATCGCCCGGTAGAGCGCGCCCACGCCCGGAAAGGGCAGCCGGGTGCGGGCGTTGCCGGTCAGGCTGGTCACCAGCATGCGCGGCAAGCTGGTCACGTCCGACTGGAGCACCGTGTCGTCCAGGTCGCTGATGATGCCGAAGCGCGCCCCGGCCACCACTTGCACCCGCGCCCGGGTGATGCCCTCGCGGCCCCCGATGGTCAGGCTCGCCTCGTGCCAGCCGCCCGCGAAGGGTGTACCGCCTTCACCCGGCGCGAACGTCAGGGTGAAGTAGCCGTCGCTGTCGCTGACGCCGCTGGCCGTGACGCTCCCCAGCGTGCCGGTCACTTTGACCCCGCCCACCTCACGCGAGAGCAGGCGGCGCAGGATGGAGCGGAAATTGCGCCAGCGCGGGTCGCCCTTTTTCGCCGGGGCGAGCGCGCGGGGCAGCAGCACGCGGCCGGTCAGCTCCACGAACTGTGGCGTGCCCCAGCCCACGTAGGGTTGCAGGATCAGCTTGCCGCGGGCGCGCCGGGGCTGCACGTACCCACTGACCGCGTGGTCTACCGCCCGCAACGCCCGTTCCAGCGCGGGTTGCACCGCCTTGAAGCCGATCTTGGCCGCGTTCATCTGCGGTCCAGTCTACGGAAGTCGGGCCGGGGGAGGCAGCCCGCCCGCCTGAAGCGAACGCTGAGAGATGGAGAGCGGCCAGGTTCGGGGCGCCTGGTCCGTCCTACCGGTGGTCGTAGCGGCGGCGGATGATCCGGGCGGCCACCCGGTCCCCCAGGCTGGGCAGCAGGTGCTCCAGTGCGGCGAGCAGCGCGTAGAAGCGCGGCACGATCACCTCCCGGCGCGGATGCTCCAGCACGTCGGCAATCGCGTGGGCGACGACCTCAGGCCCCGGCATGGGGAGGCGGGCCGAGGCGGTCATCTCGCTCCTCACGAAGCCGGGCGCAATGAGGCTGACCTCCACCCCGCTGCCCTGGAGCTCGCGGCGCAGGCCCAGCGAGAAGCCGCGCAGACCGAACTTGCTCGCCGAGTACATGCCGTGAGTGGCTGCCCGCCCCGCCACCGAGCCAATGTTGACGATGTGCCCCGCGCGACGTGAGCGCATCCCCGGCAGCACCAGACGCGTGAGTTCGACCGGCGCCTCCAGGTTCACCCGTAGCACGCGCAGAGGATCGGGGTCGTCCCACCACCAGCCGCGCTCAACCGTGATGCCCGCGTTGTTGATCAGCACGTCGGTAGGGCCGAAATGCTCGCGGGCCGCGTCCACGAGCGCGCGGCGAGAGGCGTCGTCCGTCACGTCGGTCGGGACGGCGATCACGCGCGAGCCGGACGGGTCGAGTTCGCGCGCGAGGGCGGCGAGTTCGGCCTCACGGCGGGCCGCCAACACCAGCCGATACCCTCTGGATGCGAGTTCATGGGCCGCCGCCCGCCCAATGCCGCTTGACGCACCCGTGAGGATCACCGTGCGCGGTTTGGTTGGAAGGGAAGTCATGGCGCCCATGCTAAACGGTGGGAGAGCCGTCCTCTTTCCCCAACCCCTCCTCAGCCGCCCGTCAGGCGGGCACGCGAGACTGCGGTGATGAAGGCGCTGCCGTCCGTCCTCCTCACCGCCGCCCTCGTGGGTGCGGGGGCCTTTGCCGCCCCGCAGATCATCCCCGTCCCGGCGCTGCCCCCGTCGTCGGGAACGCCCCTGCCCGAACTGGCCCCCCTGCCCACCCGATCCGCACCGCTGCCGCCGCTCGTGCCCCTCTCGCCCTCGCCCAGCACACCGTCCACGAGCTACCGGCCCTCCGATCCCCTCTTCGCCCGGCAGTGGAACCTCCAGGCGATCCGGGCCCCGGGGGCGTGGGCGCAACTGGCGGGGACGGGCCGGGGCGCGCGGGTCACGGTCGCCGTCCTGGACACCGGCTTCGTCAATTCGCCGGAGCTGGCGGGCCGGGTGGTGAACGGGTACGACTTCGTCTCCGACCCGGCGCGGGCAGGGGACGGGAATGGGCGCGACCGCGACGCGAGCGGCGTGGGCGAGTTCGCCTACCACGCGGAGGTCATCGGGAACCTGATCGGGGCGGCGCACGACGGGCGGGGTATGGCGGGCATCAACCCCCAGGCGCGGGTGGTGCAGGTGCGGGTGGCGGGCACGGACGGCATGGTCGATCCGCAGGACCTCGCGGACGGGCTGCGCTGGGCGGCGGGGCTGAGCGTGCCGGGCACACCCCTCAACCTCAACCCGGCGCGGGTCCTCAACCTCAGCCTGTTCGCGGACTTTATCCCGCTGACAGGTTGCGATACGCGGATTCAGGCGGCGGTGGACGCGGTGACAGCACGAGGGGCGCTTGTGGTGGCCGGGGCAGCGAATGACGGGGCCGACGCCCGGGGCTACTCGCCTGCCGGGTGCCGCAACGTGCTGACGGTGACCAGCGTGACCCAGGGCGGACAGCGCCCGAGCTACGCGAACTGGGGCACGAGCGTCGCGCTGGCCGCACCAGGGGGCGAGCCCGGCCACGGCATTCCGGCGAGCAGCGTGAGCGGCCCGGGCGGGGAGCGGTCCCCGAACGGCACGAGCTTCGCCGCCCCCCACGCGGCGGGCGTGGCGAGCCTGCTCTTCGGCCTGAAGCCCACGCTGACGCCCGCACAGGTGCGTGACCTGCTGACCCGCACGGCGACTCCCTTTCCCACTGGCCGCTGCGACTCCGACCCGCGCAAGCTCTGTGGACGGGGCACCCTGAATGCGGAGGCGGCGGTGCGGGCCGTGCTGACCTCCCCGGGACCCTCCGCCCCCACCGGAACGCTACGCTAGCCCCATGAAGACCTGGAGGAACCCGTGAACGCCCCCGCGTGGCGCATCTGGCTGGTGGTCGCGCTGATGTGCGGGTGGGGCATTCTGACCATCCGCTTCGTGCAGCAGGGGAACGTTCCCTTTGCCCTCCTGTGCGCCCTCCTGCTGATCTCCAACGGCGTGACGCTCTGGCGGCTGACAAAGAGGGGGAAATAGGGGTCGTCCCCTTGTTCTGGCCCGGGTCCGCGGCAGGTTGAGCGGAATATGCCCGTTCAAAGCGGCAGGACGTAGACCTCGCCGTCCTCGACGAGCGTTCGGTAAATCCTCACCGGTTTCACGGCGGGGAGGGTCTTGGCCTTGCCGGTCGCCAGCTCAAATTTGGCGCCGTGCTTCTCGCAGGTGATGCGGCCCAGGCTCACCTCACCTCCCAGGAGGGGGTAATCCTTGTGGGTGCAGTTGTTTCGCAGCGCGTAGAACTGGCCCTCGTACCGGATGACGACCACGCTCACGCCGCCCACTGTCACCGCCGTCTGACTGCCCTCGGGCAGTTCCGCCTCCGCCCCCACCCGCACCCGCTCGACCCCGACCGCCTCGCTCATGAGGGCGAGTCTAGCGGGCCGTGAGGGGAAAGGACGTGACGCGCCGCCCGGTAGGGAGAGCGTAGACGAAGGCGCGTTGCCGGGACGTGCGTGTGTCCTCCACCAGCACCACGATCTGTTTCTCGTCCGGGGCAAACAACACGTTGAAGGGGCCAGTCCACTTACCCGGTGGCAACGTTTTGGCCCAAGCGGGGTCTTGCAGTGAGAGCAATCTGCGCCCGCTGGCTGTTTCCCACATGTGGAGGCTGTTACCGTAAGCGGCGAGGTACATGCCCGCGCGGCTGACTTCAGGAAAACTCATGTGCTGCGTGTTGAGGCTCTGTGCGTCCAGAGACGTGAGGCGTCTACCGGTGCGGGCATCCAGCACATCGTACCGGGGCGCCCATCCGAAGAACGAGAATGCCACAGCGGCCAGAATGCGATTGCCGGGAAGCTCATGCGGAGTGCTCGCCTCGAAATTTCCGTCGTAGAAGAGGTTCTTGCGCCCCTCCGCAGTTTCCCCAGGAGCGAGGGTGGAGATGGGCCAGATCACCCGCTTCCCACTCCTGAGGTCAACCCGTATGACGTTCAGCCATATCTCGCGCGAGGGCTTTGCTGCTATAAAAGCCGTGCAGGCATCTCGCGTGACGAGTGTGAAGAGACCGGGGAGACTCGCCCAGACGGTCTTCAAATCGAGTGCGTAGCAAGTTAGCCGCACTTGCTGCACACAGGGACTACGCACCGTGCCCCAGACGGTTGGGGAGGGTCCGGGTAAGCTCCGCTGAGCCTCAATCTGCCCCGTGCCCTTCATGACCGCCAGCGTGAATTTTTCCCAGTGCTCATCCGACTCCAGACGGACGAAGTGGGCGGCATCAACCTCTGCACTCCACCGTCAAGTGCCAGACCACCCAACGTCCGCACGCCTGCTCCCGATACCCTGACCTCGCCCCAATTCGCCTTCCAGACCGTGAACGCCGTTCTTTCAGCAAAAGTGGCAACCGTCGCCAGGAGGAGGCCGGGCAGGAGGACACACCGAAACATGCCGCAGCGTACGCCTCCCTCCCGTTCCCAGCAGGGCTAAGCCCCGCACCCCGTCTCCAGCCGCAGCCGCAGCCCCCCCTGCGGCGTCCACTCGCCCACCGTCACGCTGAAGCCCTCGTAGTACGAGCTGAAGGTGAGAACCTCCATTCGGCCGTCGCCGTTCAGGTCGGCCAGCCCCGCCAGACGGTAGAAGCTCGCCATCGGCATGGGGGCGCCGCTCCCCGGGTCGTAGGGCAGGCGGGGGGCAAGCGACGCGCCCAGGACTGTGGTTTTGACCTTCCCATTTCGCACCGAGCGCAGCAGGAGCAGGCTGTAGTCGCCGGGCTCTCCGACGGGTGGGGGATACAGGCCGGACCGCCCGGTGTAATAAGCGGCCTCCACAATCACCTCATCCGTCCCGTCGCCGTCGAGGTCGGCGCGGGTGAGGCCGAGCAGGTCCACCTGGGGATTCTTCAGACCCCGGCGCACCAGTTCATCACGGACGAGCCCCCGGTAAGCCTGGTTGGAGGTCGGGAGGACGGTGACCGGGCGCGGGCGGGTGTTCGTGGCGGCGGTCGTGACGACCCGGAAGGCGGGGCTAGCCGTAGCGGGGTTCAACCCCAGATCAAAGCTGTCCTCGCAGGGGACGCCGAGGGAGGCCGCCCGAGTGCCGCGTACTGTGGTCGCCTGACCCCGCAGGTCCTGTACTCGGTAGCGGTCGTCGGCACCCAGGCGCGGAACTGTGGCCGCCGGGGAAAGCCACCGCCCGCCGTCCCACGCTCCCAGCAGGATCGGCCTCGTCTCGCCGGGAAGCAGCACCAGCGCGGGCCGCAGAGGGGCGGGAGCGGGCGCCGCCAGCGAGGCGCAGGCCAGCAGGGCCAGGGCGGACAGGGACGGGCGAACCATACGGCCAGTTTCAGCCCACCCCTGCCCGCGCGGGTGAGAGGGGTCAGTCCCCCGCCCGGACGGTCACCCGGTTTCCCCAGGGGTCATTGAAGGAGAGGGCATTACCGCCATCCTCCACGGACAGGCCGCGGACGGCGAGGTGTGTCCGCAGCGGCTCCAGCTCAGGCGTGATGAGCTCAATGCCGCCCAGGCCCGCCGCTTGAGACGTGGGCCACCCCTGCCCGCGCGAGTGCCACTCGTTCAGCCCGAGGTGATGGTGGTAACCGCCCCAGGACAGGAACGCCGCACCCGGAAAGTGCGATACCACGTCCAGCCCGAGCGCGTCCGAGTAGAAGCGGGCGGCCTCGCCAGCGTCCCCCACCTTCAGGTGAACGTGGCCGACAGCGGTTCCGGCGGGTGCACCCTCAAACGGGGTTCCCTCCGCCTCCGCCATCACCCCCCGAACGTCCACCGGCAGGGTGTCCATCCGCACCAGGCCGTTTTCCCAGGTCCACTCGTTCCGGGGGCGGTCGCGGTAGACCTCGACGCCGTTGCCCTCGGGATCATTCAGGTAGATCGCCTCGCTGACGAGGTGGTCGCCCGTCCCCAGCCGCAGGCCCAGCGTGGCCGCGTGCGTCAGCCAGCGCCCCAGGTCGGCGCGGGTCGGCAGCAGGAAGGCGATGTGGTAGAGGCCGGGACGGCTCACGGCGGGCGCGGGAAGGTCCGGTCGGGCAACCAGGTGCAGCAGCGGCGTGCCGTGCGCCCCCAGCGTGACGCGGTCTTCTCCCTCCGAGATGAGGGTGAGGCCCAGCAACCGGGCATAGAACGTGGACAGTCGCGGCAGGTCGCGGGCGAGGAGCGTGACCGGGCCGATGTGGGTGGACGCGGAGAGGACGGGGCGCGCGGAGGCCATGCCTCATTTTGCGCTAAATACTTTAAAAAATCAATTGATTGATAATCCCATCTACTATAGGGCCGTGTGCCCGCTCAGAATCCGCTCCACCCAAAGGTGGATGAGCAAGAACCTCCTTTGAGGTACATACTCTAATCAGTACCAACCTCTTCAATGCTGCTCTTCCCGGAGGTCTCTATGGTTCAGACCGCACTCCATGCCCTGTATGACGCCCTCTTCCAGCTGGCGGCCCTGGCGGTGCCGCTGGCCGTCACGCTGGGAGCGCTGCTGCTGGCGCTCCTGCTCGTCGGCCTGCTGGACCGCGAACGCTTCCGGGCGGGGCTGAACTGGGCGGGGGCCCGACTGCCCTTCCTGACCCGTTGGGGATTGGTGGCGCTCGCAGTCGGTGCGGGGGCGCTCGCTACCTATGTGACGCGCCGGGCGGTGGACGCCCGGATGGGGGCGCAATTGAACGCCCGCTACGCCAATGCGGCGGACCCGGCGGGCGGGGAGACGGTGCAGACGGCGCCGCACGTCTCGCTGCTGACGACGCGGACGTACACGCGCACGCTGGTTCTCCCCGCCGACGTGTATGCCCGGCTCAACCTGAATGGCGGCTGGGAGACGCTGCTGCCGTATCTCAGCGGCGCCGGAGGCCAGAGCGTGCAGGACCTGCGCGAGGGCTTCACGCGGCGGGGCCGCAATCTGGTCTATACCCGCGACCTCACCCTGCAAACGGAAGAACCCCTGGGGCTGGATACCACCCGCGCCCACGCCGACCTGCGCTTCGTGAACCCGGCGGGCGGGCGCGGCACGTACTACAACGCGACCTTCACCGCCGACTACACCTTCACCAACCCGCGCGAGAAGGCGAGCCCCGTGCGCTTCGTATTTCCCCTCCCGTACGGCAGCGGCACCCTGAGCGGCTTTCGGCTGACCGTTAACGGCCGGGCCTACCGCGCGAGCGACCTGCAGGGCGGCAGCGTGTGGGAGGGCGTGGTGGGTGCCGGGCAGACCGTGCGCGTGAACGTGACCTACCAGCACCAGGGCTCGCGCGGCTGGAGCTACCGCCTCGCCGACCGCCGGGAGCCGCTGCGGAATCTCGACCTCACCGTGACGGCCAACCGGCCCGCCAAGTTCGAGCGGTACAGCCTGTATCCAACGTCGACGGAGCGCGCCGCGTTCGGCGGTCCACAGACCCTGCACTGGCAGCTTCAGGACGTGATCACCGCACAGAACGTGGCGGTCGTGTTTGCCCAGGGCAGCGTGCGCGAGATGCTCGCCAAGATCGGCCTGGTGCAGCCACCCGCGCTCGTGCTGGCCGCGCTGCTCGCCGTGCTGTGGGCGGGGCGGCGCCGCCTGCCCCTGCCCCCGCTGCGGCTGGCGGGCGCGGTGTTGGGGTTGAGCGTCGGGTTCGCGCTCGGGGGTGTGCTGACCGCCTATCTGCCCCCGGTCGTGGCCGTCCCGCTCGGGGCACTGCTCGGCGCGGCCTTCGGCGTTATAGTCCTGGGGCGCGCGTACCTCTTCCCCCTCGCCGTGACCGCCCTCGTGCCGCTCACGTTCCTGGCCGTCGGGCATGCGGGGTTGCTGCTCACGCTGCTGGCGGCGGTCACGCTGGGGGGCCTGTTCCTGACGCGGGAGGGGTTCGTGGCGGTCGGGAGGCGGGCGACTTGATCTGGCGCGTGTCCCCGGATTCCCTCCGAGCCTTTCTCTGATACGGTCGGGTATGAGCGCCCACCCGCTGACTGCCCTGACGCTGACCCTGCTTGCCACGGCCTCGGCTCAGAGCGGTGAGGTACGCACCCAGGCCGAGGCCCTCACTCGCCTGCTGGGGGCCGAGCAGCCCCAGGCGGAGTGGTTCGCTCCCGAGTTCCTCGCGCAAGTGCCTTTTGCGACCATCGCCGCGCAGCTCGCGGGCATCCGTCAATCGTACGGCGCCTTAGTGCGGCTGGACACGCTGGAGGGCCGCCCGCTCGCCGTGTACGAGCGCGGGACGCTGCTGATCACGGTGGCCTCGCTTGATGCTCAGGGACGGCTGACCGGCTTCGGGGCCGTGCCGGGTCCAGCTCCGCAGGGGACGACTCCCAGCCCGGCCGAACGCGATACCATCCTCCAGACCCTGACCCGGGTATTCCAGCCGGAGACGGTGGACCCCGCCCTCTTCGCCCCCGAGTTCCTGGCGGCGGTGCCCGAGGCGCAGCTCCGGGAGCAGTTCTCGGCGATTCGGGAGCAGTTCGGCGCCCTCGTGCGGGTGGACCTGACGGGGAACGTGCCGAAGGTGATCTACGAGCGCGGCGCCCTTAATGTCACGTCGCTGCGGGTGGATGCCCAGGGACGCGTCACGGCGCTCACCATCACGCCGGAGGTCACCTTCTCCTCACTGGAAGAGGCGCGGGCCGCCTTCGCCGCGCTACCGGGCCAGGTCAGCCTGCTCGTGCGCGAGGTGGACACGGGCCGGACCCTGGCCGCCCTGAACCCGTCCCGACCCCTGGCCGTGGGCTCGACCTTCAAGCTGGCGATCCTGGGCGAGTTGCAGGCGCAGGTGGGGCGCGGCGAGCGGCGCTGGACGGACGAGGTGACCCTGACGGACGCGGACCGGAGCCTGCCCAGCGGCACGTTGCAGGACGCCCCCGTGGGCAGCCGCTACACCCTGCGGAACCTCGCCGCGCGGATGATTCGGGATAGCGACAACACCGCCACCGACCTGCTGCTCCGTGTGGTGGGCCGCCCTGGGGTGGAGGCGCAGCTGGGGCAGACCGCGATGCCCAGCACCCGCGAGGCCTTCGCCCTGAAAAACCCCGCTAACCTGGCCTGCTGCACGCCTACCGCTCGGCAGGTCTGGACCGGGAGGCGCGGAGGAGGGTCCTCGCGCAGGCGGGCGCGGCACCGCTCCCGAACGTCGCGCTCTTCGCCCAGGGTCCGGTGGCGCGCGACGTGGAATGGTTCGTGAGCACCGAGCGGCTCTGCGCCCTGATGGCAGACGTGGCGGCCCTGCCCGAGACGACCCTGAACCCCGGTGTGGCGAGTCCCGCCGACTTCGCCCGGGTGAGCTACAAGGGCGGCAGCGAGGGCGGGGTGCTGAACCTCACGACCCAGCTCACGAACAGGGCCGGGAAGACCTACTGCGTCAGCGCGACCTGGAACGCCGCCCGCACCCTGAACGACAGTCAGTTCATCGCCCTGTATGGCGGCGTGCTGAAATTGCTGCGCTGAGGCCAGAGAACGACGAGGGGGAGGGTGCAGCTCCGGCCCTCCCCCTTCCGCCTCCCGCTTACTCGAACAGGGTGCTGACGCTTTCCCCCGTGTGGATGTTGGCGATGGCGTTGGCGAAGAGCGGTGCCACGTCGAGGACGGCGAGCTTGCCGTTTGAGGCGGCGATCTTCTCGGGTGGCACGTACACGGTGTTCGTGCTGGCGACCTGGGTCACGTCCAGCGTCGCGATACGCTCGATGGCGGGGCCGGTGTAGACGCCGTGGGTGACGGCCACATACACGTCCTTGGCGCCCATGCTGCGGGCGATGTTCACCGTCTCGACGAGGCTCCCGGCGGTGCTGATCTCGTCGTCCACGATGAAGACCGTCTTGCCCTCCACCTCACCGATCAGGGCGCGGGGACGAACCTCGGTGTCCGAGAGCCGTTCCTTGTCGATCATCGCGAGGCCGGAGTCGAGGCGGCGGGCGATCTGGCTGGCGCGCTTGATGCTGCCCGCGTCGGGGGCGAGCACCACACCCTCGTGCGCGTTCGGCACACAGGACTTGAAGTGCTGGCTGAGCACCCGGTCGGCCGAGAGGTGATCGACAGGCACCTTGAAGTAGCCGTGGACCTGCGGCGAATGCAGGGTCATGGTGAGGACACGGTCGGCCCCCGCCTCCTGCAGGAGGTCGGCGACCAGGCGCGCGGCGATGGAGATGCGCGGGCTGTCCTTCTTGTCGCTGCGGGCGTACGAGTAGTACGGGATAACGGCCGTGACCCGCCCCGCCGACGCGCTCTTGGCCGCGTCGATCATCAGCAGCAGCTCCATGATCGCGTCACTGACGGGCGTGGAGAAGGTCTGCACGATGAACACGTCGCCCTCGCGCAGCGACTGCTCGTAATGCACGATCAGGTTGTCGTTGGTGAACTTCTCAGTCTTGCTGTGGCCCAGGGAAACGCCGAGGTTGTCGCAGATCGCCTGCGCGAGCGGGCGGTTGCTCTGCCCGGCAAACACGAGCAGCGGCTGGCGGCGGCTCTGAGCCAGCCGCTCTAATTGGGGGCGGGGGGACACGGTCACGGTGGGAAACCTCCGGGAAAGGGGAGCGTGGAACTTCTCGCGCTGGGGCGAACGCACCGCAGCATACCCGGCCCGGCGAGTCAC from Deinococcus apachensis DSM 19763 includes the following:
- a CDS encoding GNAT family N-acetyltransferase, whose product is MTTARLRLVPLNIEHLEHVMDGLRHEVFMRLTGTHGKFTRDDVARFLGRVVESDDRADWAILRTSDGTYLGEVVLNALDQNNSSMSFRIALNDPAQVGQGYGIEATRAAVQYGFGMVGLHRISLGVYAFNPRARHVYEKCGFVHEGIERDALYWQGEWVDQHRMSILSTDPRPQEG
- a CDS encoding App1 family protein; the encoded protein is MNAAKIGFKAVQPALERALRAVDHAVSGYVQPRRARGKLILQPYVGWGTPQFVELTGRVLLPRALAPAKKGDPRWRNFRSILRRLLSREVGGVKVTGTLGSVTASGVSDSDGYFTLTFAPGEGGTPFAGGWHEASLTIGGREGITRARVQVVAGARFGIISDLDDTVLQSDVTSLPRMLVTSLTGNARTRLPFPGVGALYRAMVRDGELRNPIFYVSSSPWNFFDLLWQFLDYRRIPLGPLFLRNWGFDLLGGHGGYKHGVIERIFTRFPDLKFVLVGDSGEKDPEIYAEVVHRHPGRVLAVYIRDVAGAARDEGVLKLREEVRKAGVDLVLAADSLNAASHAMAMGLITPGELRSVLTSVARAYAT
- a CDS encoding SDR family NAD(P)-dependent oxidoreductase, with translation MTSLPTKPRTVILTGASSGIGRAAAHELASRGYRLVLAARREAELAALARELDPSGSRVIAVPTDVTDDASRRALVDAAREHFGPTDVLINNAGITVERGWWWDDPDPLRVLRVNLEAPVELTRLVLPGMRSRRAGHIVNIGSVAGRAATHGMYSASKFGLRGFSLGLRRELQGSGVEVSLIAPGFVRSEMTASARLPMPGPEVVAHAIADVLEHPRREVIVPRFYALLAALEHLLPSLGDRVAARIIRRRYDHR
- a CDS encoding S8 family serine peptidase, translating into MKALPSVLLTAALVGAGAFAAPQIIPVPALPPSSGTPLPELAPLPTRSAPLPPLVPLSPSPSTPSTSYRPSDPLFARQWNLQAIRAPGAWAQLAGTGRGARVTVAVLDTGFVNSPELAGRVVNGYDFVSDPARAGDGNGRDRDASGVGEFAYHAEVIGNLIGAAHDGRGMAGINPQARVVQVRVAGTDGMVDPQDLADGLRWAAGLSVPGTPLNLNPARVLNLSLFADFIPLTGCDTRIQAAVDAVTARGALVVAGAANDGADARGYSPAGCRNVLTVTSVTQGGQRPSYANWGTSVALAAPGGEPGHGIPASSVSGPGGERSPNGTSFAAPHAAGVASLLFGLKPTLTPAQVRDLLTRTATPFPTGRCDSDPRKLCGRGTLNAEAAVRAVLTSPGPSAPTGTLR
- a CDS encoding non-heme iron oxygenase ferredoxin subunit; translation: MSEAVGVERVRVGAEAELPEGSQTAVTVGGVSVVVIRYEGQFYALRNNCTHKDYPLLGGEVSLGRITCEKHGAKFELATGKAKTLPAVKPVRIYRTLVEDGEVYVLPL
- a CDS encoding VOC family protein — protein: MASARPVLSASTHIGPVTLLARDLPRLSTFYARLLGLTLISEGEDRVTLGAHGTPLLHLVARPDLPAPAVSRPGLYHIAFLLPTRADLGRWLTHAATLGLRLGTGDHLVSEAIYLNDPEGNGVEVYRDRPRNEWTWENGLVRMDTLPVDVRGVMAEAEGTPFEGAPAGTAVGHVHLKVGDAGEAARFYSDALGLDVVSHFPGAAFLSWGGYHHHLGLNEWHSRGQGWPTSQAAGLGGIELITPELEPLRTHLAVRGLSVEDGGNALSFNDPWGNRVTVRAGD
- a CDS encoding serine hydrolase, which gives rise to MSAHPLTALTLTLLATASAQSGEVRTQAEALTRLLGAEQPQAEWFAPEFLAQVPFATIAAQLAGIRQSYGALVRLDTLEGRPLAVYERGTLLITVASLDAQGRLTGFGAVPGPAPQGTTPSPAERDTILQTLTRVFQPETVDPALFAPEFLAAVPEAQLREQFSAIREQFGALVRVDLTGNVPKVIYERGALNVTSLRVDAQGRVTALTITPEVTFSSLEEARAAFAALPGQVSLLVREVDTGRTLAALNPSRPLAVGSTFKLAILGELQAQVGRGERRWTDEVTLTDADRSLPSGTLQDAPVGSRYTLRNLAARMIRDSDNTATDLLLRVVGRPGVEAQLGQTAMPSTREAFALKNPANLACCTPTARQVWTGRRGGGSSRRRARHRSRTSRSSPRVRWRATWNGS